DNA sequence from the Butyricimonas faecalis genome:
AAGAAATCTTTATAGACTTGCAGGTCATTCCCTCCAGCAAACATTCGCTTGATCTCTTTCTTTAGGAAATTCCGCTCCACAGTCGTCACCGTGAAAGCGTACTGTACTTTCATCATATCGAGAATATAATCCGTCATAGCCTCGAACCGCTGGCGCATAGGATAGCGGTGGAAACGGTGGAATTGCTCTTTAATAAATTCGGCCGGGATGGTAATGCGTTTGGTTAACTTCACATCTTCTGCTCTAAAATAGTGGTTTTCCATGTGCAGAATGAAACGATCCAGACTTGCGATAAAATCGAAAGATGATTTATATTCGATTCGCTCGATAAAGTCCGGAGTTGGTTTTGTCAGCAATTCATCCACTTGCTCGAAAAAACTCTGGTATTTGTGATTCAGCACTTCGGAAAGTATCTGTTCCATGCTGATTTCAGGTACGTTCTTTTCGCCCAGTTCGGGTAAAACGTTAGAGATGTAATCGGCAAACACCTTATTCGGAGAAACGATCAATATGTCTTTTGAAGAGATACTGCCCTGAAAAGCATACAGCAAGTAGGCGATGCGGTGCAGGGCTATGGATGTTTTGCCGGAACCCGCTACTCCCTGAATGATGAGTGTTCGGGCTTCCTCATTACGGATAATCCGGTTTTGCTCTCGCTGGATGGTAGCAACGATGTTCTTCATCTTATCATCTGCATTAGAACTTAGTTCCTTTTGCAGAATATCATCGTGGACGGTCAGCGCACTTTCGATCATGAATTCCATCTTTCCAGCCCGAATCCGGTATTGCCGTTTCAATGAAATATCCCCTTTTATCTCTCCCGATGGGGATTGATAAGATGCTTCGCCCAGTTCATGATCGTAGAACATGCTCGAAATAGGAGCCCGCCAATCGTAAATCACGGTTGTCCGGCTTTCAGTATCATGAAAGGTATGTATGCCGATATAAACAGGGATTACCGGACGGTTCTCACTCTTCTCTTGAAAGTCTATTCGTCCGAAATAGGGAATATCCACCATTCTGGCAAGCCGTTGGCGTTTGTCAATTACACTTTCACCTATGGCAAAATGATTCAAAATACTTTCACGCATGGAGCGAATCTCATGCGGATCGATATCTTTATTACTCCAAAGGTAGTCTTTGTACTCCGCCAATACATCTACATGATCTTTTACAGACACATCGGTGTGGCTGATTATCTGCTTCAACCGATTGATTATTTGATGTAAATAGCCTCTTTCTTGTTTCTCTGTTTGATTGAATATCATAATAATTTGTTGCTAAAGGATGACAATAGAGTCAAAACGGTTCGCAAAATTACTGCAATACAATAGGATAGAAAATAGCTATTTATAGCTATGTATCTATAAGTTTTGTATCTTTGCAATATGAAGTTACGAAAAGAGTGTAATTCATTGGAAATGAGCGTAGGTTAATTGCTCATGATAGTAATAGGTTACGATTTAGTTAGTTATCTACTGCATCATCTTTCTGCGCGTTGCGTAACCTTCAAAGAACTCTTCATATGCAAAAGTAACAATAAAACGGGAGATTTTGAAATGAATCTCCCTAATTTTTTTTCTATCTCATACAAGTTTTTCCGTAAAAGCTGTTTTATCCGTCGGCACACCATCGCCCAAAAGAATTTTGGATGAACGTATGCCGACTGCCGCATAAGCGGAGAAAAGGGCTTTGCCTCACGCCTAAACAACAGTTTAGACTGATGATGCAAGGCCCATTTCTTTTGTGCTTATGCCAGAGAGGTGCTTTTACGGGTTCGCAGACGATTTCTTTTTCGCTGTTCCTTTGAGCCGTAAGCGGAAAGCCGTGTCTGACCGCCCGATCCATAAATGGAACAAGCCGTTATGCACGGCAGGCAAACCGGGAAGAATGATTTTATATGTCCGACCGGACACGCTCGGCCAGACATATAAAATCATACTTCCTTGCCGGTGGTTTGCCCGGTTTCACGCTTCCGGCTATGTCCCTTTTTTTCCTTTTGGGGATTTCTTTTTTTCACAGATTTCTCTTTTGAAGTTTTCCTGTCTAATCTGCCTCCACTTCCGTTTACCTCCATTTTCGCGTCTTTCAGTGACGCCGCATCAGGCAGTCATTTCCGTTCTGGGCGCAAAGGTAATTCCGGGATTGGACGGGAATGCAAGGTCAAGCCTCCTGTTTTCGGCAAAAATCTCCAGCCCTGCGGGTAGTATTTTTCCCGAAAAACCTTGCATCCCCTAATCCCTACCTTTTCAAGCACCCGAAACGAAAACGACCGATGCGACAGAAAGACGCATAAAAAAAATGTCGGATAAACGAGAGGCAGATAAGATAGTTTGAAACTCAACTCCCTCAGCTCTTGAATCCGCATTAAAAAATAAAAAAATCAAAAACAGCGAAGATATGACGGCAACGGCAAATTTCAGACAAATGGCACAGTACATAGGGCTTGCGATATGCGGCTTGATGGTGCGCACCGCCTTCGGGGTGTTCGGCATCCTTTGGGGCATCATTAGAGAGATTGTAAACGGAGTGTTCCGAGTGGCGATAGGCGTAATCGTGGCTATCCTTTCCGCAACCGCCTTCTTCGGTTTCATCCTTTGGTTATTCACCCTTTAACCCTTACCGACATGGCAAAGAGAAGCAGCAAAACGGCAGCGCAGCAGTGCAGATACTACGAGGTGGACAATATCTTCGTGTATATGGTTGAAACGTACATCAACGGCAACATATCCGTGTTCCGTGAACTCTACCGAGAACTGAACAAGGACGCACGGAGGGACTTTACAGACTTCCTTTTGAGC
Encoded proteins:
- a CDS encoding HelD family protein, which produces MIFNQTEKQERGYLHQIINRLKQIISHTDVSVKDHVDVLAEYKDYLWSNKDIDPHEIRSMRESILNHFAIGESVIDKRQRLARMVDIPYFGRIDFQEKSENRPVIPVYIGIHTFHDTESRTTVIYDWRAPISSMFYDHELGEASYQSPSGEIKGDISLKRQYRIRAGKMEFMIESALTVHDDILQKELSSNADDKMKNIVATIQREQNRIIRNEEARTLIIQGVAGSGKTSIALHRIAYLLYAFQGSISSKDILIVSPNKVFADYISNVLPELGEKNVPEISMEQILSEVLNHKYQSFFEQVDELLTKPTPDFIERIEYKSSFDFIASLDRFILHMENHYFRAEDVKLTKRITIPAEFIKEQFHRFHRYPMRQRFEAMTDYILDMMKVQYAFTVTTVERNFLKKEIKRMFAGGNDLQVYKDFFAWTGKPELFKMRKNRTLEYSDLAPLAYLHIVLEGGTKNSVKHLLVDEMQDYSPIQYKVIQKLFPCRKTLLGDASQSVNPYGSSTADMIQKALVTGEVMKLCKSYRSTYEITDFAQRIRTNTNLEPVARHGEKPRVLRYNNEKEELSSIKELIATYQASTYKSLGIVCKTESQAREMADKLQIPDIHFLSNQSTAFVQGIVITSAHIAKGLEFDEVIIPQVDDKNYHSEIDRSMLYVAVTRAMHRLTLTYSRNKTPLFD